In Apium graveolens cultivar Ventura chromosome 10, ASM990537v1, whole genome shotgun sequence, the following are encoded in one genomic region:
- the LOC141690481 gene encoding putative mitochondrial protein AtMg00860, with translation MHIKLSKCSFAVQQIEYLGHFISSKGVETDLQKISAITCWQVPKTVKELRGFLGLAGYYRKFIKGYALLSKPLTNLLKTGAFQWTKEAQHSFEQLKNALSTAPVLAVPNFDIPFEIETDASQFGIGLF, from the coding sequence ATGCATATCAAGCTTAGCAAGTGCTCTTTTGCTGTCCAACAAATTGAATATTTAGGACATTTTATATCATCAAAAGGTGTTGAAACAGATCTACAGAAGATTTCTGCTATCACTTGTTGGCAAGTACCTAAAACAGTCAAGGAGCTCAGAGGTTTTTTAGGTTTGGCTGGTTATTACAGGAAGTTTATAAAGGGGTATGCATTACTCAGCAAACCATTGACAAATTTGTTAAAGACTGGTGCATTTCAATGGACTAAAGAAGCTCAACATTCTTTTGAGCAGTTAAAAAATGCTCTTTCTACTGCACCGGTGTTGGCTGTTCCTAATTTCGATATACCTTTTGAGATTGAAACCGATGCTTCACAATTTGGGATTGGGCTGTTTTAA